A window of the Clostridiales bacterium genome harbors these coding sequences:
- a CDS encoding iron-sulfur cluster repair di-iron protein, ric — MPKHNFIQTKQKYLKTLAQYVPIVARVHGGAHPEFYKVQKIFDNLAQKIKDAGAKKPDLTEEFALLRKITNNYAAPCDVCESYEAVYNMLAELDKAYHA, encoded by the coding sequence ATGCCAAAACATAATTTTATTCAAACAAAACAAAAATATTTAAAAACATTGGCCCAATATGTGCCCATTGTGGCGCGCGTCCACGGCGGCGCGCATCCTGAATTTTACAAGGTCCAAAAAATATTTGATAACCTTGCCCAAAAGATAAAAGACGCGGGCGCGAAAAAGCCCGATTTGACAGAGGAGTTTGCCCTCTTGCGCAAGATTACTAATAATTACGCCGCCCCTTGCGATGTTTGCGAAAGCTACGAGGCCGTGTATAACATGCTGGCGGAATTAGATAAAGCATATCATGCGTAA
- the gatA gene encoding Asp-tRNA(Asn)/Glu-tRNA(Gln) amidotransferase subunit GatA — MHTKTLKEIISLLEKKEVSCVEVVKSCLDNIEKNKHLNALNYVNAGNAIKQAREIDARRARGEKVGAMAGAPIIIKDNICTEGIPTTCSSKMLENFIPIYNATVIEKLLAEDAIILGKANMDEFAMGSSNLSSYTGPARNPYNSEYVSGGSSGGSCASVSANLAYAALGSDTGGSIRQPASYCGVVGVKPTYGTVSRHGLIALSSSFDQIGPITKNVEDAAFMTQIISGYDERDNISYRGEYPSLEIDQDFTFKGKKIGVPKEFLDMILDQDVKALMREQLAKLSGEGAQIIEMSMKTLKYAIPVYYVLGCAEAASNLARFDGIKYGYRSTEFEDLIDIYFKSRTQGFGKDVKLRILVGNFALSKGNFDAYFKKAQKVQTLIKQELDQAFQKCDLIITPTTPTPAFKINQDQEDAQSRYICDAFTAPVNIAGIAAISVPAGFSSKGLPIGLQIIAPSLGEKLMFDAAYAFERMRQ; from the coding sequence ATGCATACGAAAACATTAAAAGAAATTATAAGCTTGCTTGAAAAAAAAGAAGTCTCGTGCGTTGAAGTCGTCAAAAGCTGTCTTGACAATATTGAGAAAAATAAGCATCTTAACGCGCTTAATTATGTCAACGCGGGCAACGCCATAAAACAAGCGCGAGAAATTGACGCCCGCCGCGCCCGAGGCGAAAAAGTCGGCGCGATGGCTGGAGCGCCTATAATTATAAAGGATAATATTTGCACGGAAGGCATTCCGACCACTTGCTCGTCCAAAATGCTTGAAAACTTTATACCCATATATAACGCGACGGTCATAGAAAAGCTGTTAGCCGAAGACGCCATTATTTTGGGCAAGGCTAATATGGACGAGTTTGCTATGGGTTCTAGCAACCTAAGCTCATATACAGGACCAGCGCGCAATCCTTATAACAGCGAATATGTGTCGGGCGGCTCAAGCGGAGGAAGCTGCGCGAGCGTTTCGGCGAATTTGGCTTATGCCGCGCTGGGCTCGGACACGGGCGGTTCTATACGCCAGCCCGCCAGCTATTGCGGAGTGGTTGGGGTCAAGCCCACTTACGGCACGGTGTCAAGACACGGGCTTATCGCGCTGTCCAGCAGCTTTGACCAAATAGGCCCGATTACCAAAAATGTGGAAGACGCCGCTTTTATGACCCAAATCATAAGCGGATACGACGAACGCGACAATATATCTTATCGGGGCGAGTATCCGAGTTTGGAAATAGACCAAGATTTTACTTTTAAGGGCAAAAAGATAGGCGTTCCCAAAGAGTTTTTGGATATGATACTGGACCAAGATGTGAAAGCCCTAATGCGAGAACAGCTGGCCAAATTAAGCGGCGAGGGCGCCCAAATAATAGAAATGTCAATGAAAACGCTTAAATACGCTATTCCGGTGTATTATGTTTTGGGCTGCGCCGAGGCGGCTTCCAACTTGGCGAGATTTGACGGCATCAAATACGGTTATCGCAGCACGGAATTTGAGGATTTGATAGATATATATTTCAAAAGCCGAACGCAAGGCTTTGGCAAAGATGTCAAGCTAAGAATTTTGGTCGGCAACTTTGCGCTGTCCAAAGGCAATTTTGACGCTTATTTCAAAAAGGCCCAAAAAGTCCAAACGCTTATAAAGCAAGAATTGGACCAAGCTTTCCAAAAATGCGATTTGATTATAACGCCCACTACGCCCACGCCCGCGTTTAAAATAAATCAAGACCAAGAGGACGCGCAATCCAGATATATATGCGATGCGTTCACGGCCCCGGTCAATATAGCGGGCATAGCGGCTATTAGCGTTCCCGCGGGGTTTAGTTCCAAGGGCTTGCCCATAGGGCTTCAGATAATCGCGCCTAGCTTAGGCGAAAAACTAATGTTTGACGCGGCTTACGCGTTTGAGAGGATGAGGCAATGA
- a CDS encoding GNAT family N-acetyltransferase: MDKKTAYQYLNKNKMLNIDMIDGLNSGEAEVIYAAENGVLLYNISGGSYLISADGDIERILACVDKNARIFMAHQDFYIPLLKRQFGLDTEMRCYMAVYTKPAAPEFKTDYEIRQLTIDYLDVVLNTYSYIGNKDYIARRIQDKFMYGAFLGDELLGYIGTHDEGAMGMLEVMPQHRRKGIGYALEAYLINVLLQKGRAPYAHVVEDNQASLALQKKLGMDILDQKISWVFK; the protein is encoded by the coding sequence ATGGACAAAAAAACGGCTTACCAATACCTTAACAAAAACAAAATGCTGAACATTGACATGATAGACGGCCTAAACAGCGGCGAAGCCGAGGTCATTTATGCGGCGGAAAACGGCGTTTTGCTGTATAACATCAGCGGCGGTTCGTATTTGATAAGCGCCGACGGCGACATAGAAAGGATTTTGGCGTGTGTTGATAAAAACGCGCGTATTTTTATGGCGCATCAGGATTTTTATATCCCTTTGTTAAAGCGGCAATTTGGGCTGGATACCGAGATGCGCTGTTATATGGCGGTTTATACCAAGCCCGCCGCGCCCGAGTTTAAGACCGATTACGAGATAAGACAGCTTACAATTGATTATTTGGATGTCGTGCTTAATACATATTCTTATATCGGCAATAAAGACTATATCGCAAGGCGCATCCAAGACAAATTTATGTATGGCGCGTTTTTGGGCGACGAGTTATTGGGCTATATAGGAACGCATGACGAGGGCGCTATGGGCATGTTAGAGGTTATGCCGCAGCACAGGCGCAAGGGCATAGGTTACGCGTTGGAAGCTTACCTTATAAATGTTTTGTTGCAAAAAGGCCGCGCGCCTTACGCGCATGTCGTAGAAGACAATCAGGCATCCCTAGCGCTTCAAAAAAAGCTGGGTATGGATATACTGGACCAAAAAATAAGCTGGGTGTTTAAGTAA
- the gatB gene encoding Asp-tRNA(Asn)/Glu-tRNA(Gln) amidotransferase subunit GatB — MSYLAVIGLEVHTELKTNTKIFCSCKNEFNLEPNINCCPVCVGMPGALPVLNKKAVEYAIKAGLALNCEINSLTRWERKNYFYPDLPKAYQISQAEAPICLGGYMEIETQNGPKKIRLNHIHLEEDAGKLIHSEYGGSLIDYNRGGVPLIEIVTEPDISSADEALVFLENLRALLKYIGVSDCRMEQGSLRCDVNVSLHKEGEPLGTRVEMKNLASFKAAHRAITYEINRQTEILNSGGKVIQETRRWDDQKGRSYSMRTKEDAQDYRYFSDADLPPVKISREFVRKVRETLPLLPKERAQKYVEEYNLPPYDAQILTSERTIADFFDECVALFDNPKMISNWIMTDVMRKLKEQQTEDIVLPINARNFTKMLKLHLDNVINQPAAKTLFEYMWDQDSKTDPEQLIQKLNLVQISDEGELEKILQEIIQNNPAAADDVRGGNKKAIAFFVGQVMKATKGKANPKTVNELIQKLLS; from the coding sequence ATGAGTTATTTAGCGGTTATAGGATTGGAAGTTCATACCGAACTTAAGACTAATACCAAAATATTTTGCTCGTGCAAAAACGAGTTTAATTTGGAACCCAATATCAACTGCTGTCCCGTGTGCGTCGGCATGCCGGGCGCGCTGCCCGTTTTAAACAAAAAAGCGGTGGAATACGCTATCAAAGCCGGGCTCGCGCTAAACTGCGAGATTAACTCCTTAACTCGCTGGGAGAGAAAAAATTATTTTTACCCGGACTTGCCCAAGGCTTATCAAATATCCCAAGCCGAAGCACCCATTTGTTTGGGCGGGTATATGGAAATTGAAACCCAAAACGGACCCAAAAAAATCCGCCTCAACCATATCCACTTGGAAGAAGACGCAGGCAAGCTGATCCACTCGGAATATGGCGGCAGCTTGATTGACTATAACAGAGGCGGCGTGCCCTTAATTGAGATTGTTACCGAACCCGATATATCGTCGGCCGACGAGGCGCTTGTGTTTTTGGAAAATCTCAGGGCGCTGCTAAAATATATAGGCGTTTCGGATTGCAGAATGGAACAGGGCTCTTTGCGCTGCGATGTCAATGTTTCTTTGCACAAAGAAGGCGAGCCTTTGGGAACCAGGGTGGAGATGAAAAATTTGGCGTCGTTTAAAGCTGCGCATAGGGCGATAACTTACGAAATAAACCGCCAGACTGAGATATTAAACTCAGGCGGCAAGGTTATCCAAGAGACTAGACGCTGGGATGACCAGAAAGGCCGCTCATATTCAATGCGCACAAAAGAGGACGCGCAAGATTATAGATATTTTTCGGATGCGGATTTGCCGCCCGTCAAGATAAGCCGCGAGTTTGTGCGCAAGGTAAGGGAAACTTTGCCGCTTTTGCCCAAAGAACGCGCACAAAAATATGTGGAAGAGTACAACCTGCCTCCATATGACGCGCAAATATTGACATCCGAAAGAACGATAGCCGACTTTTTTGACGAGTGCGTGGCGCTGTTTGACAATCCCAAAATGATATCCAATTGGATAATGACCGATGTAATGCGCAAACTCAAAGAACAGCAGACCGAAGACATTGTCCTGCCCATTAACGCGCGAAACTTTACCAAGATGCTAAAATTGCACCTAGACAATGTCATCAACCAGCCCGCCGCGAAAACGCTTTTTGAGTATATGTGGGATCAAGACAGCAAGACCGATCCCGAGCAGCTTATCCAAAAACTTAACTTGGTCCAGATAAGCGACGAGGGCGAGCTTGAGAAGATACTCCAAGAAATAATCCAAAACAACCCCGCCGCCGCGGACGATGTAAGAGGCGGCAACAAAAAGGCTATCGCGTTTTTTGTGGGTCAGGTGATGAAAGCGACCAAGGGCAAAGCCAATCCCAAAACAGTCAACGAGCTTATCCAAAAGCTGCTATCATAA
- the guaA gene encoding glutamine-hydrolyzing GMP synthase, producing the protein MERQTIIILDLGGPNNQLIARRVRECNVYCELLPHDADAQTIKNLNPAGIIIAGSFSNDNKLFNLDQNIFKIGIPVLGIGLGQLIILKTLGGNASVQGLDFKKSKISIDAAHPLFEGADKNFDGWVSQSAQVVALPPDFYSLALINGNEYAAIANDKLKIYGVLFHPERGYTQDGIKILKNFLYNICKARADWTMGLYAQTYINSLKEKIGGKKVLCALSGGVDSSVCAILVQKAIGDNLVCIFVDHGLLRKNEADEVENFFKGQQGVNFLRVNAQDRFLNRLKGVRDPEKKRKIIGEEFIRVFEEQAQKIGQIDYLVQGTIYPDVLESANVKSHHNVGGLPKNIKFKGIIEPLRSLFKDEVRRLGLELGMPEHLVFRQPFPGPGLAVRIIGEVTKQKLEILREADAIFREEIISAGLNKNINQYFAILTDMRSVGVRGEERAYEHVLALRAVTTTDFMTAQWAQIPHSVLERVSSRIVNEIKAINRVVYDITNKPPATIEWE; encoded by the coding sequence ATGGAAAGACAGACTATAATTATTTTGGATTTAGGCGGACCGAACAACCAACTAATCGCAAGACGCGTAAGGGAATGCAATGTCTATTGCGAGCTGTTGCCGCATGATGCCGACGCCCAAACAATCAAAAACTTAAACCCCGCAGGCATTATAATCGCCGGCAGCTTTAGTAACGATAATAAGCTATTTAATCTTGACCAAAATATATTTAAGATCGGAATTCCCGTTTTGGGAATAGGTCTTGGACAATTGATAATTTTGAAAACTTTGGGCGGCAATGCAAGCGTCCAAGGCTTAGACTTTAAAAAATCCAAAATCAGCATTGACGCGGCGCATCCTTTGTTTGAGGGCGCCGATAAAAACTTTGACGGCTGGGTTAGCCAATCCGCGCAAGTTGTTGCCCTGCCTCCTGATTTTTATTCGTTAGCTTTAATTAACGGAAACGAATACGCCGCCATAGCAAATGACAAGCTAAAAATTTATGGCGTATTGTTCCATCCCGAACGCGGTTATACCCAAGACGGCATAAAAATTTTGAAAAACTTTCTTTATAATATTTGCAAAGCCCGCGCAGATTGGACTATGGGCCTTTACGCGCAAACATACATTAATAGCCTAAAAGAAAAAATAGGCGGCAAAAAGGTTTTGTGCGCGTTAAGCGGCGGCGTGGACAGCTCGGTCTGCGCTATCTTGGTGCAAAAAGCCATAGGCGATAATTTGGTCTGCATTTTTGTGGACCATGGACTACTTAGGAAAAACGAAGCCGACGAGGTGGAAAACTTTTTCAAAGGCCAGCAAGGCGTTAACTTTTTGCGCGTTAACGCTCAAGATAGATTTTTAAATAGATTAAAAGGCGTGCGCGACCCCGAAAAAAAGCGCAAAATTATAGGCGAGGAATTTATACGCGTTTTTGAGGAGCAAGCCCAAAAAATCGGTCAAATTGATTATTTAGTCCAAGGCACAATATATCCCGATGTATTGGAAAGCGCCAATGTCAAGAGCCATCATAATGTGGGCGGGTTGCCCAAAAATATTAAGTTCAAAGGGATAATTGAGCCGCTAAGAAGCCTGTTCAAAGACGAAGTCAGGCGGCTAGGGCTTGAGCTTGGCATGCCCGAACATCTTGTGTTCAGGCAGCCCTTTCCCGGACCGGGCTTGGCGGTCAGGATTATAGGCGAGGTTACCAAGCAAAAATTGGAAATTTTAAGGGAAGCGGACGCGATATTTAGAGAAGAAATTATATCAGCCGGGCTTAATAAGAATATTAATCAATATTTCGCGATATTGACGGATATGCGTTCGGTCGGGGTCAGGGGCGAAGAACGCGCTTACGAGCATGTCTTGGCGCTAAGGGCGGTAACGACTACCGATTTTATGACAGCGCAATGGGCGCAAATACCGCATAGCGTCTTGGAGCGCGTAAGCTCAAGGATTGTAAACGAGATAAAGGCCATTAACCGCGTGGTTTATGATATAACAAACAAGCCCCCGGCCACAATAGAATGGGAATAA
- a CDS encoding amidophosphoribosyltransferase, which yields MAIKNMGFDKIKEECGVFGFFDMDGFDAARMTYYGLYALQHRGQESCGIAVNDNGIIRVHKGMGLVNEVFDSENIQELKGTMAVGHVRYSALSDFQREDCQPLVSRYIKGSLTIAHNGNLTNAYELRHKLEHEGAIFQSSSNAEVIMHLAARARTKTHSIEEAMLKVLQKLEGAFSLVIMSPRKLIGIRDPKGFRPLCLGKLKNSYILASETAALDVIKAEFIRDVEPGEMVIINQEGLRSIKYANETTYAHCVFEYIYFARPDSVIDGVSVYAARVQAGKLLAKAHPVEADIVVGVPDSGLSFAVGYAQASGIPYEEGLIKNRYTGRTFIKPTQNEREISVNIKLNVLKNNIEGKRVILIDDSIVRGTTCANLIKMLKDAGATQIHMRIASPPFLWPCYFGTDIPSREELIAVNYSLEQIRQKIGADSLGYLPLEDIKNIGLIKDRGYCDACFSGKYSVAKLPNGSLKPFKTQEEIYDDNPRRNKKDFKIIKN from the coding sequence ATGGCAATAAAAAATATGGGTTTTGATAAAATCAAAGAAGAGTGCGGAGTTTTTGGTTTTTTTGATATGGACGGCTTTGACGCCGCGCGAATGACCTATTACGGCCTTTACGCTTTGCAGCATCGCGGCCAAGAAAGTTGCGGAATCGCGGTCAACGACAACGGCATAATAAGGGTGCACAAAGGCATGGGCTTGGTCAACGAGGTGTTTGACTCGGAAAATATCCAAGAGCTAAAAGGGACAATGGCGGTAGGCCATGTCAGATATTCGGCTTTAAGCGATTTTCAAAGGGAGGATTGCCAGCCGTTAGTCAGCCGTTATATCAAAGGCAGCCTTACCATAGCCCACAACGGCAATTTGACCAACGCTTATGAGCTAAGGCACAAGCTGGAGCATGAGGGCGCTATATTCCAATCTTCTTCCAACGCCGAAGTTATAATGCATTTGGCGGCGCGCGCCCGCACGAAAACGCATTCCATAGAAGAAGCTATGCTTAAGGTCCTACAAAAACTTGAAGGCGCGTTTTCTTTGGTGATAATGAGCCCGCGCAAGCTGATAGGCATCCGCGACCCCAAAGGCTTTAGGCCGCTTTGTCTAGGAAAACTCAAAAACTCTTATATACTGGCAAGCGAAACGGCGGCTTTGGATGTCATAAAAGCCGAGTTTATAAGGGATGTTGAGCCGGGCGAGATGGTAATAATAAACCAAGAGGGCTTAAGGAGCATAAAATACGCCAATGAAACCACCTATGCGCATTGCGTGTTTGAATATATTTATTTTGCCCGCCCCGACAGCGTAATTGACGGAGTGAGCGTTTACGCGGCAAGGGTGCAGGCCGGCAAGCTGTTGGCAAAGGCCCATCCCGTTGAGGCGGACATAGTCGTGGGCGTTCCCGATTCGGGCTTGAGTTTTGCGGTAGGGTATGCCCAAGCTAGCGGCATTCCATACGAAGAAGGGCTTATCAAAAACCGCTACACAGGCCGGACTTTCATAAAACCCACCCAAAACGAAAGGGAAATAAGCGTCAATATAAAGCTAAATGTTTTAAAGAACAACATTGAGGGCAAAAGGGTGATATTGATAGACGACTCTATCGTCCGCGGCACGACCTGCGCCAACCTAATCAAAATGTTAAAAGACGCGGGCGCCACCCAAATACATATGCGGATAGCGTCGCCGCCTTTTTTGTGGCCGTGCTATTTTGGCACGGATATTCCTTCAAGAGAGGAGCTTATCGCCGTCAATTATTCATTAGAACAAATACGCCAAAAAATAGGCGCGGATTCTTTGGGGTATTTGCCGCTAGAGGATATAAAAAACATAGGGCTTATAAAAGACCGCGGCTATTGCGACGCTTGTTTTTCGGGCAAGTATTCTGTCGCTAAGTTGCCCAATGGCAGCCTAAAGCCGTTTAAGACCCAGGAGGAAATATATGACGATAACCCTAGAAGAAATAAAAAAGATTTCAAAATTATCAAGAATTGA
- a CDS encoding heavy-metal-associated domain-containing protein, whose protein sequence is MQKATIQLETLTCPSCMQKIENAVKSLQGVDKDSLKVLFNSSKVKVNYDDQKLSIKDIVSAITKLGYTVLKSQTNPL, encoded by the coding sequence ATGCAAAAGGCGACAATTCAATTAGAAACCCTGACCTGCCCCTCGTGTATGCAAAAAATAGAAAACGCGGTCAAATCCCTGCAAGGCGTGGATAAAGACAGCCTAAAGGTGTTGTTTAACTCAAGCAAAGTAAAGGTAAACTACGACGACCAAAAACTATCCATAAAAGACATAGTAAGCGCCATAACCAAACTAGGCTACACAGTCCTAAAATCCCAAACAAACCCGCTGTAA
- the gatC gene encoding Asp-tRNA(Asn)/Glu-tRNA(Gln) amidotransferase subunit GatC has protein sequence MTITLEEIKKISKLSRIEFDDQELKEIQDEFNAIINAIDRLNELNTEGIVPTYSAPLDVEELREDIIKPSWDREKILQNAPEHEDGAFKAPTIVE, from the coding sequence ATGACGATAACCCTAGAAGAAATAAAAAAGATTTCAAAATTATCAAGAATTGAATTTGACGACCAAGAACTAAAAGAAATTCAAGACGAGTTTAACGCTATTATAAACGCGATTGACAGGCTAAACGAACTAAACACCGAAGGCATCGTACCGACATATAGCGCGCCTTTGGATGTGGAAGAATTAAGAGAAGATATAATTAAACCGTCTTGGGATAGAGAAAAAATCTTGCAAAACGCGCCCGAACACGAAGACGGGGCGTTTAAAGCGCCTACGATAGTGGAGTAA
- the cadA gene encoding cadmium-translocating P-type ATPase, which yields MQKFILDRKKYIAVIGAILIAAAFTAKLGFKKPLIADWMLITASLFGVLPIIIQAYQALKVKVVSIDVLVTIAVIGAFFIKNYEESAIVTFLFLFGAYLEQRTLNKTRSAIKELTKMAPEFALKQTKDGEFEEVEIDEVDIGDVLLVKTGAKIPVDGTVLSGEGYVNEASITGEAVPVGKKQNSKVYAGTILENGALQIVADRVGEDTTFGKIIELVEEAQDSKSKAERFINKFSKYYTPAVLAIAFLVWLISRNIELAITILVLGCPGALVIGVPVSNVAGIGNGARHGVLLKGSEVISDFSRVDTIAFDKTGTLTIGNPKVADKEFYTENIDEALSYLASVEKQSDHPLAKAIVEYLGDIKTYPVEKTNVIKGGGLVAQVNGHRVAVGNLALMERENVILGEKARADIARFEKDGNSLALTAIDGELKVLMGIRDQIRPGVGEVLKRLKKLGVKNLALLSGDNQKTVDLVAKELGLNEARGNMLPEDKSAYIKKLQEQGQIVAFVGDGVNDSPSLALAQIGIAMGGGTDVAIETSDIVLMNSDIAKLPHALGLTKATANNMRQNIIIAVGVVLILFGSLFFPWMNMSIGMLAHEASILAVILNGMRLLRYKLKKR from the coding sequence ATCCAAAAATTTATCTTAGACAGAAAAAAATATATAGCCGTAATCGGCGCGATCTTGATAGCGGCGGCCTTTACCGCCAAGCTAGGCTTCAAAAAGCCGCTGATCGCCGATTGGATGCTGATAACCGCGTCTTTGTTTGGAGTGTTACCCATAATAATCCAGGCGTATCAGGCGTTAAAAGTCAAAGTCGTCAGCATTGATGTTTTGGTTACCATAGCGGTTATAGGCGCTTTTTTCATTAAAAACTACGAGGAATCGGCTATCGTTACATTCCTGTTTTTATTCGGGGCGTATTTGGAACAAAGGACGCTTAACAAAACACGCTCGGCAATCAAAGAACTAACCAAAATGGCGCCCGAGTTCGCCCTAAAACAGACTAAAGACGGCGAATTTGAGGAAGTGGAAATAGACGAAGTTGATATCGGGGATGTGTTGCTGGTCAAAACGGGCGCAAAAATTCCGGTTGACGGAACGGTTTTGTCGGGCGAGGGATATGTCAACGAAGCGAGCATTACGGGCGAGGCAGTCCCCGTAGGCAAAAAACAAAACTCAAAAGTATATGCCGGGACTATATTAGAAAACGGCGCTTTGCAAATTGTCGCTGACCGCGTAGGCGAGGACACGACTTTTGGCAAGATTATTGAGCTTGTGGAAGAGGCGCAAGATTCCAAATCCAAAGCCGAGCGGTTTATTAACAAGTTTTCCAAATACTATACGCCAGCCGTTTTGGCAATAGCCTTTTTGGTATGGCTGATTTCAAGGAATATTGAGCTTGCCATTACCATATTGGTATTGGGCTGTCCAGGCGCGCTTGTTATCGGCGTGCCGGTCTCCAATGTGGCGGGCATAGGCAACGGCGCGCGGCATGGCGTTTTGCTCAAAGGCAGCGAAGTCATAAGCGACTTTAGCCGTGTTGACACAATAGCATTTGACAAAACAGGCACTCTTACCATAGGCAATCCCAAGGTCGCCGATAAAGAATTTTATACGGAGAATATAGACGAGGCGCTAAGTTATCTTGCGAGCGTGGAAAAGCAATCCGACCACCCTTTAGCCAAAGCCATTGTGGAGTATCTAGGCGATATAAAGACATATCCCGTAGAAAAAACTAATGTGATAAAAGGCGGCGGGCTCGTCGCCCAAGTCAACGGGCATAGGGTCGCAGTGGGCAATTTAGCCTTAATGGAGCGGGAAAATGTGATTTTAGGCGAAAAAGCCCGCGCAGATATCGCAAGGTTTGAAAAAGACGGAAACTCGTTAGCGCTTACGGCTATTGACGGGGAGCTAAAGGTTTTGATGGGCATCCGCGACCAAATAAGGCCGGGCGTTGGGGAAGTTCTAAAACGCCTAAAAAAACTTGGCGTAAAAAATCTGGCGCTTTTGTCGGGCGACAATCAAAAAACGGTTGATTTGGTAGCCAAAGAACTAGGGCTTAACGAGGCGCGCGGCAATATGCTGCCCGAGGACAAATCGGCGTATATCAAAAAGTTGCAAGAACAAGGCCAGATCGTCGCCTTTGTGGGAGACGGGGTAAACGACAGCCCTTCGCTTGCCCTGGCGCAAATAGGCATCGCCATGGGCGGCGGCACGGATGTGGCTATTGAGACATCGGATATAGTCTTGATGAACTCCGATATTGCCAAATTGCCCCACGCCCTAGGCTTAACCAAGGCGACAGCTAACAACATGCGCCAAAACATTATTATAGCCGTAGGCGTTGTTTTGATATTGTTTGGAAGTTTGTTCTTCCCGTGGATGAATATGTCCATAGGAATGCTGGCGCACGAGGCGAGCATACTTGCTGTGATCCTAAACGGCATGCGACTGCTTCGCTATAAATTAAAAAAGCGGTAG